The Hevea brasiliensis isolate MT/VB/25A 57/8 chromosome 1, ASM3005281v1, whole genome shotgun sequence genome has a window encoding:
- the LOC110641545 gene encoding PHD finger protein ALFIN-LIKE 3 isoform X2 gives MEGAAAGAQYNPRTVEEVFKDFKGRRSGLIKALTTDVEVFHWQCDPEKENLCLYGFPNEQWEVSLPAEEVPPELPEPALGINFARDGMQEKDWLSLVAVHSDAWLLSVAFYFGARFTFDKADRKRLFDMINDVPTIYEVVTGGEKKQVKEKSSVTNHSSNKSKSNSKVRESQGKFSEASQPKDEDEVLDEEDTDEHGETLCGACGENYAADEFWICCDICERWFHGKCVKITPARAEHIKQYKCPSCSNKRARP, from the exons ATGGAGGGAGCAGCAGCAGGAGCTCAGTACAACCCACGAACAGTTGAAGAGGTTTTCAAGGATTTCAAAGGCCGCAGAAGTGGCTTAATTAAAGCCCTTACTACTG ATGTTGAAGTGTTCCATTGGCAATGTGACCCGG AGAAGGAAAATCTGTGCTTGTATGGCTTTCCCAATGAGCAATGGGAAGTCAGTTTACCTGCTGAAGAAGTGCCTCCAGAACTTCCTGAGCCTGCACTTGGTATTAACTTTGCAAGAGATGGCATGCAAGAAAAGGACTGGTTATCCTTAGTAGCTGTCCATAGTGATGCATGGCTGCTTTCTGTGGCCTTCTATTTTGGTGCCAGATTTACATTTGATAAAGCTGACAG GAAGCGACTTTTTGATATGATAAATGATGTTCCGACAATATATGAAGTTGTGACTGGTGGTGAAAAGAAACAAGTGAAGGAGAAGTCATCTGTCACCAATCACAGTAGCAACAAATCCAAGTCAAACTCCAAAGTG CGAGAATCTCAGGGAAAGTTTTCAGAAGCATCACAGCCAAAGGATGAAGATGAGGTCTTGGATGAGGAAGATACTGACGAGCATGGGGAGACATTATGTGGTGCATGCGGTGAGAACTATGCAGCTGATGAATTCTGGATTTGCTGCGACATCTGCGAGAGGTGGTTCCATGGCAAGTGTGTGAAGATCACCCCTGCTAGAGCTGAGCATATTAAGCAGTACAAGTGCCCATCCTGCAGTAACAAGAGAGCTCGCCCTTGA
- the LOC110641545 gene encoding PHD finger protein ALFIN-LIKE 3 isoform X1 produces the protein MEGAAAGAQYNPRTVEEVFKDFKGRRSGLIKALTTDVEVFHWQCDPEKENLCLYGFPNEQWEVSLPAEEVPPELPEPALGINFARDGMQEKDWLSLVAVHSDAWLLSVAFYFGARFTFDKADRKRLFDMINDVPTIYEVVTGGEKKQVKEKSSVTNHSSNKSKSNSKVVKKRESQGKFSEASQPKDEDEVLDEEDTDEHGETLCGACGENYAADEFWICCDICERWFHGKCVKITPARAEHIKQYKCPSCSNKRARP, from the exons ATGGAGGGAGCAGCAGCAGGAGCTCAGTACAACCCACGAACAGTTGAAGAGGTTTTCAAGGATTTCAAAGGCCGCAGAAGTGGCTTAATTAAAGCCCTTACTACTG ATGTTGAAGTGTTCCATTGGCAATGTGACCCGG AGAAGGAAAATCTGTGCTTGTATGGCTTTCCCAATGAGCAATGGGAAGTCAGTTTACCTGCTGAAGAAGTGCCTCCAGAACTTCCTGAGCCTGCACTTGGTATTAACTTTGCAAGAGATGGCATGCAAGAAAAGGACTGGTTATCCTTAGTAGCTGTCCATAGTGATGCATGGCTGCTTTCTGTGGCCTTCTATTTTGGTGCCAGATTTACATTTGATAAAGCTGACAG GAAGCGACTTTTTGATATGATAAATGATGTTCCGACAATATATGAAGTTGTGACTGGTGGTGAAAAGAAACAAGTGAAGGAGAAGTCATCTGTCACCAATCACAGTAGCAACAAATCCAAGTCAAACTCCAAAGTGGTAAAAAAG CGAGAATCTCAGGGAAAGTTTTCAGAAGCATCACAGCCAAAGGATGAAGATGAGGTCTTGGATGAGGAAGATACTGACGAGCATGGGGAGACATTATGTGGTGCATGCGGTGAGAACTATGCAGCTGATGAATTCTGGATTTGCTGCGACATCTGCGAGAGGTGGTTCCATGGCAAGTGTGTGAAGATCACCCCTGCTAGAGCTGAGCATATTAAGCAGTACAAGTGCCCATCCTGCAGTAACAAGAGAGCTCGCCCTTGA